In Deinococcus aerophilus, a genomic segment contains:
- a CDS encoding rhodanese-like domain-containing protein, producing MLNWLRTRLRMTPTPAIPSITPQEAQARVRAGALLLDVRTAAERRALSIAHSRSVPLDQLPGQLDRLPKDKVLITQCASGNRSRSAAKLLTEHGYEVYNLSGGIQAWQAAGLPTKRG from the coding sequence ATGCTCAACTGGCTCCGGACCCGTCTCCGCATGACGCCGACACCCGCCATCCCCTCCATTACTCCCCAGGAAGCGCAGGCCCGGGTGCGGGCGGGCGCCCTGCTGCTTGATGTCCGCACCGCCGCCGAGCGCAGGGCCCTGTCCATTGCGCACTCCAGAAGCGTGCCCCTCGACCAGCTTCCCGGGCAGCTTGACCGGCTTCCGAAGGACAAGGTGCTGATCACCCAGTGTGCGAGTGGCAACCGCTCGCGCAGCGCCGCCAAGCTGCTCACCGAGCATGGCTACGAGGTCTACAACCTCAGCGGCGGCATCCAGGCATGG